A window of Acinonyx jubatus isolate Ajub_Pintada_27869175 unplaced genomic scaffold, VMU_Ajub_asm_v1.0 scaffold_122, whole genome shotgun sequence genomic DNA:
TGATGTTCAATGAAATACTTTTGTAAATCTATCTTTCCAGTTACTTTCTTATATGCATCTCTTGTGTTTCCTAaagtgtatatttaaaatgaggGTCTTCATTCATTACATTTCTAGGGTTTGCATCTAGGGTGCATTTTGTGATATCGAGCAAAGATTGAATTCCAGGTAAAGGCATGGCCACTTTCCATTTCACACTTTGGCTCTTATGTGATAACTAGAATATGGAGTAAGTTGTGACTTGCAGGGAGAGCTTgcacattctttacatttgtatgGTTACTCTCCAATAGGAATTTTCTGATGTCCCGTAAGGGCTGGGCACCACTTACAGGCACTGACTTACATTCTTTTTACATTAtcaggtttctctccagtgtgaattctgTGATGTCGAGTAAGGATTGAGAACCAggtaaaggccttgccacattctttacattggtaATGTTTCTCTCCAGCATGAATTCTGAGATGTTGAATAAGGCATGAATGCAAgctaaaggccttgccacattctttacactggtgaggtttctctccagtgtgaattctgAGATGTTGAATAAGGTGCGAGTGCCTggtaaaggccttgccacattccttacattgGTGAGGTTTCTCTCCATTATGAATTCTGAGATGTCGAATAAGATTTGAGTACCTggtaaaggccttgccacattccttgcatttgtaaggtttctctccagtatgaattctgagATGGCGAGTAAGGTTTGAGTGCTCGGTAAAGGTcttgccacattctttacattggtgaggtttctctccagtgtgaattctgCGATGGTGAATAAGGACTGAGTGGTAGCTAAAGGCCTTGCCGCATTCTTTACACTGgtgaggtttctctccagtgtgaattctgAGATGTTGAATAAGGTGTGAGTGCCTggtaaaggccttgccacattccttacattgGTGAGGTTTCTCTCCACTATGAATTCTGTAATGTCGAGTGAGGTCTGAGGGTCCtttaaaggccttgccacattccttacatttgtaaggtttctctccattATGAATTCTGAGATGTCGAATAAGATTTGAGTACCTggtaaaggccttgccacattccttacatttgtaaggtttctctccagtatgaattctgagATGGCGAGTAAGGATTGAGTGCTGggtaaaggccttgccacattccttacatttgtaaggtttctctccagtatgaattctgagATGGCGAGTAAGGTTTGAGTGCTCGGTAAAGGTcttgccacattctttacattggtGAGGTTTCTCTTCAGTGTGAATTCTGTGATGGTGAATAAGGACTGAGTGGTGgctaaaggccttgccacattctttacattggtaaggtttctctccactATGAATTCTGTGGTGTTGAGTAAGGTGTGAGTGCTGGCCAAAGACCTTGCCACATTCTctacattggtaaggtttctctccagtatgaactCTATGATGTCGAATAAGGTTTGAGTGCTGGCTAAAGGCCTTATCACAATAtttacattggtaaggtttctccccagtgtgaaTTCTGAGATGTTGAGTAAGGGTTGAGCGCTGgctaaaggccttgccacattctttacattggtaA
This region includes:
- the LOC128313855 gene encoding zinc finger protein 345-like, with amino-acid sequence MGEHSTLENLHLMIDCDNDGESEGHQTYDGHFQTETSSHRKNLTDPYGEGYKAFCKTSPCKLATSTKQCVSVTKNSSQRFKHNYLSKENLENLESYLIQVENKYLNQFENRIGLTFQTTVFENHKFKNQEEIVKGCQFEGHITKKSTLQTYESIFNGHRIVPCTASEKTFNQGSIVNKCLCTHLPDNHFECNKGKEILSQRSKHIIQTSMPIKENLYKYNACGKDLKESSSVGDHQTICVGKNTYMCNKSGSVWSQSRRLNAHRTIRPGEKRYTCRECGIVFHWHSALSQHQRMHAGTKLYKCEECGKTFKDYSSLNKHRQIRIRVGHHKCQQCSKAFRRHSYLPRHQSIHTGETPYQCKECGKAFSQRSTLTQHLRIHTGEKPYQCKYCDKAFSQHSNLIRHHRVHTGEKPYQCRECGKVFGQHSHLTQHHRIHSGEKPYQCKECGKAFSHHSVLIHHHRIHTEEKPHQCKECGKTFTEHSNLTRHLRIHTGEKPYKCKECGKAFTQHSILTRHLRIHTGEKPYKCKECGKAFTRYSNLIRHLRIHNGEKPYKCKECGKAFKGPSDLTRHYRIHSGEKPHQCKECGKAFTRHSHLIQHLRIHTGEKPHQCKECGKAFSYHSVLIHHRRIHTGEKPHQCKECGKTFTEHSNLTRHLRIHTGEKPYKCKECGKAFTRYSNLIRHLRIHNGEKPHQCKECGKAFTRHSHLIQHLRIHTGEKPHQCKECGKAFSLHSCLIQHLRIHAGEKHYQCKECGKAFTWFSILTRHHRIHTGEKPDNVKRM